Proteins co-encoded in one Arachis hypogaea cultivar Tifrunner chromosome 13, arahy.Tifrunner.gnm2.J5K5, whole genome shotgun sequence genomic window:
- the LOC112737097 gene encoding TMV resistance protein N isoform X1 — MARTVAASEIKTNKNYEVFLSFRGKDTRETFTGYLYEALCREGIITFMDDEYLTEGETIRPQLFKAIEDSKVSIVVFSENYATSAWCLDELVKILQCHKEKNQLVFPIFYKVEPSDVRHQNNSYKQAMDAHEIRYCYESHKVQKWKEALAEISNMKGFHLTQGYEFEFIQDIVNKISTKVSAKQLPIEEHVVGLQYQVARLKSILDIESNDNTFMLGILGIGGIGKTTLAKALYNSLCNQFEGACFLFNVRETSSQEKGKVCLQQMLLSKILQKGKVKLGSVDEGISTLKERLCTKRVLMVLDDVDKIEQLQALAGGCAWFGSGSRIIITTRDKYLLAVHQVKRIYNMPMLNEHDSLQLFCQNAFKTSSPPTNYVDMCNRAIRYAKGLALALKVIGSNLIDKDLKEGKSALDKYEKNPHIDIQSILRISYDSLQHNEKEIFLDIACFFNGMRLDYVKRILDGCGFYSEDGIRILIDKSLIAIEHGYLRMHDLIKDMGRDIVKQEAPKEAGERSRLWFREDVLEVLTKNTGSAKIEGIKLDLPEGVNWSDTVFKKMKKLRILIVRNTSFPSWPIYLPNQLKLLDWKGYPSKSLPPGFYPEQIAAFNLRFSLLVLKRPFQKFDHLTYMNFSCCQSITKFPDVSGAKSLRELILDRCKKLVKVDDSIGFLPNLVYLSASECTQLRSFLPQISLPSLEYLSFDLCSRLAHFPDILGKNDKPLKISLRHTALRELSDSFAELSGLGYLDMTGCKELKYLPSSLFMLPNFVTLKIGGCSQLRELLTSFKGRLSEAEHRPKLETLDFSNACLSNEDLHVIMQSFPNLKDLNVLSNYFVSCPESIKKSICLRSLDVSYCLKLQEIPELPSNVQKLNARHCNSLTADTSSMLWSQVCKEINKLQVLMPQTDIPDWFDYRDQGGIPIFWARCKFPAVALAFMFGKMNYQEVELHLFIDSEHVNVQRQHKHTLNIAENHVLLCDLRAFFNDEEWERLDARIGHDNNWKQVQVVCEPDTSLREWGVYVYKKETNMNDIQFTCPYPESSKLQSLLVITNTKTISREDDMEIESARASSSSVEETSASIVQALEASYSKHGVLHVNSNSCAQTCSLCCSALLSSYRRLLCCTCRCRIDDDEPCGEARMTKAQPARLMLDDNLNCCAQSCSLCFSALLSSFRRLLCGICSRLDNDEPYGEVKMTKAQPGPMISRPQEESTENVDEERVPSSFSHSLQTVVENLKRLTAPREDKGWSHGEDCYNSELSDVDFEDDGEGDLDMEA, encoded by the exons ATGGCAAGAACAGTTGCAGCTTCTgaaataaagactaataaaaactATGAAGTTTTCTTGAGTTTCAGGGGTAAAGACACGCGTGAAACATTCACAGGGTATCTCTATGAAGCTTTGTGCCGCGAGGGAATCATCACCTTCATGGATGATGAATATCTAACAGAAGGAGAAACAATTCGACCTCAACTCTTCAAAGCCATTGAAGACTCAAAGGTTTCAATCGTTGTTTTCTCTGAAAATTACGCAACCTCAGCATGGTGTCTTGATGAGCTTGTCAAGATCCTCCAATGTCACAAGGAGAAGAACCAGCTCGTTTTTCCAATCTTCTACAAAGTAGAGCCCTCTGATGTAAGGCATCAGAATAATAGTTACAAGCAAGCCATGGATGCTCATGAAATTAGGTATTGTTATGAGTCTCACAAGGTTCAGAAGTGGAAGGAAGCTTTGGCTGAAATCTCCAACATGAAAGGGTTTCATTTGACACAAGG CTATGAATTTGAGTTTATTCAAGATATTGTGAACAAGATCAGTACTAAAGTATCTGCTAAGCAACTGCCCATTGAGGAGCATGTAGTTGGATTGCAATACCAAGTTGCAAGACTGAAGTCCATTCTAGATATTGAGTCTAATGACAACACATTCATGTTAGGGATTCTTGGAATCGGCGGAATTGGCAAAACAACACTTGCAAAAGCTTTGTATAACTCTCTCTGCAATCAGTTTGAAGGTGCTTGTTTTCTTTTCAATGTGAGAGAAACTTCAAGTCAAGAAAAGGGTAAAGTATGCCTACAACAAATGCTACTGTCAAAAATTCTTCAGAAGGGAAAAGTCAAGTTGGGCAGTGTTGATGAAGGAATCTCCACATTAAAAGAGAGACTTTGCACAAAAAGAGTTCTTATGGTTCTTGATGATGTTGATAAAATTGAACAGTTACAAGCACTAGCAGGAGGATGTGCTTGGTTTGGTTCTGGAAGTAGGATTATCATAACGACAAGGGATAAATATTTGCTAGCAGTTCATCAGGTCAAAAGGATTTATAATATGCCAATGCTAAATGAACATGATTCTCTCCAGCTGTTTTGTCAGAATGCATTCAAAACTAGTAGCCCGCCCACAAACTATGTAGACATGTGCAATCGAGCAATTCGATATGCCAAAGGCCTTGCATTAGCTTTAAAAGTTATAGGCTCGAATTTGATTGACAAAGATTTGAAAGAGGGGAAGTCTGCACTGGACAAATATGAAAAGAATCCTCATATAGATATTCAAAGTATTCTTAGAATAAGCTATGACAGTCTGCAGCACAATGAAAAGGAGATTTTCCTTGACATAGCATGCTTCTTTAATGGAATGAGATTGGATTATGTTAAAAGAATACTAGATGGGTGTGGATTCTACTCAGAAGATGGTATCAGAATATTAATTGATAAATCTCTCATAGCTATTGAACATGGTTACTTGAGGATGCATGACTTAATAAAGGACATGGGTAGAGACATTGTTAAGCAGGAGGCACCAAAAGAAGCCGGCGAACGAAGCAGATTATGGTTTCGAGAAGATGTTCTTGAAGTACTAACAAAAAATACA GGAAGTGCTAAAATTGAAGGTATAAAGCTTGATTTGCCAGAAGGGGTTAATTGGAGTGATACTGTctttaagaagatgaagaaacttAGGATTCTTATCGTTCGAAACACGAGTTTCCCATCTTGGCCTATTTATCTGCCGAATCAATTAAAGCTGCTTGATTGGAAGGGATATCCTTCAAAATCCCTTCCACCTGGCTTTTATCCCGAGCAAATTGCTGCCTTCAATTTACGCTTTAGTCTTCTTGTATTGAAAAGGCCATTTCAG AAATTTGATCATTTGACCTACATGAATTTCTCTTGCTGTCAGTCCATCACTAAATTCCCTGATGTGTCTGGAGCAAAAAGTTTAAGAGAATTGATACTTGATCGTTGTAAGAAACTGGTTAAGGTTGATGACTCAATTGGTTTTCTTCCTAACCTTGTTTATTTGAGTGCTTCAGAATGCACTCAACTGAGGAGTTTTCTGCCTCAAATCTCTTTGCCATCTCTTGAATATCTTAGCTTTGACTTGTGTAGTAGACTTGCACATTTCCCAGATATACTGGGAAAGAATGATAAGCCATTAAAAATTTCTCTGAGACATACTGCTTTAAGAGAGCTTTCAGATTCTTTTGCTGAACTTAGTGGACTTGGCTATTTAGATATGACAGGTTGTAAGGAACTAAAATATCTACCAAGTAGCTTGTTTATGTTGCCAAATTTTGTCACCTTAAAAATTGGAGGATGTTCCCAACTTCGAGAATTATTAACAAGTTTCAAAGGAAGGCTTTCTGAAGCAGAGCACCGGCCAAAGTTAGAGACCTTGGATTTTAGCAATGCATGTTTGTCAAATGAAGATCTTCATGTAATTATGCAGAGTTTTCCAAACTTGAAAGACTTAAACGTATTGTCAAACTATTTTGTGTCATGCCCAGAAAGCATTAAAAAGTCTATTTGCTTGAGAAGTCTTGATGTGAGCTACTGCCTTAAGCTTCAAGAAATTCCAGAACTTCCCTCTAACGTTCAAAAATTAAATGCAAGACATTGCAATTCCTTGACAGCAGATACGTCAAGCATGCTATGGTCACAG GTGTGTAAAGAGATAAACAAATTACAAGTCTTGATGCCACAGACAGATATTCCAGATTGGTTCGACTATCGTGATCAAGGCGGAATTCCCATCTTCTGGGCACGTTGCAAGTTCCCTGCTGTGGCTCTAGCATTCATGTTTGGCAAAATGAACTACCAAGAAGTTGAGCTTCACTTGTTTATCGACAGCGAGCATGTAAATGTCCAGCGCCAACACAAGCATACTTTAAATATTGCAGAAAATCATGTTCTTCTGTGTGACCTTCGAGCTTTCTTCAACGATGAGGAATGGGAGAGGCTTGATGCACGCATTGGACATGATAATAACTGGAAGCAAGTTCAGGTGGTGTGTGAACCAGACACAAGCCTAAGAGAATGGGGAGTGTATGTGtacaaaaaagaaacaaacatgaaTGATATCCAATTCACATGTCCATATCCTGAGTCCTCAAAGCTACAATCCTTGCTAGTTATTACAAATACTAAAACCATATCAAGAGAGGATGATATGGAAATAGAAAGTGCAAGGGCTTCTTCAAGCTCAGTTGAAGAGACATCAGCTAGTATTGTACAAGCTTTAGAAGCATCATACTCAAAACATGGTGTGCTACATGTTAATTCAAATAGTTGTGCTCAAACTTGTAGCCTCTGTTGCTCAGCATTACTTTCAAGTTACAGGAGACTGCTTTGCTGTACCTGCAGATGTAGGATTGATGATGATGAGCCTTGTGGAGAAGCACGGATGACAAAGGCGCAGCCAGCGCGACTCATGCTAGATGATAATTTAAATTGTTGTGCTCAATCCTGTAGCCTCTGCTTCTCAGCATTACTTTCAAGTTTCAGGAGACTGCTTTGTGGTATCTGTAGTAGGCTTGATAATGATGAGCCTTATGGAGAAGTAAAGATGACAAAGGCACAGCCAGGGCCAATGATTTCAAGACCACAAGAAGAATCAACTGAAAATGTTGATGAGGAGCGTGTTCCTTCTTCCTTCTCACACAGCCTACAAACTGTGGTGGAAAACTTGAAGAGGCTTACAGCTCCAAGAGAAGACAAAGGTTGGAGCCATGGAGAAGACTGTTATAACTCAGAATTGAGTGATGTTGATTTTGAGGACGATGGGGAAGGAGACTTGGACATGGAAGCATAG